ACCTGCTTCTGGGCAGCCTTGGTGATGGCGGCCATGTTGAACAGCTGACCGGTGTAGTACTGAACCCCGCTGAGCATCACTAAAGCCACCGAGGAGCCCTCCTTCTCGATCAGGTCCAGGATGTCCTCCGTTCGGAGAGTCTCCTCGTCCTGGAAACCGAGATTTACCTCCATTTTTCACAAGTTCAGATTTAAATACCAAGAGGCCCAGCGCAAAGATTCTTTTCTGTTTGTCAACAACAGGTTCCGCTCTGTCTTCTCGTCGACGGGACATACCGGCCTGTGCTTCAGCAGCAACATGCTCTCCTCCGGGTCAAATCCTCGTAGTCGGATCTGAGACTCAACGGCGTACTGTCAAGAGACGGACGGCTTTGTGACATCACGTCAGGCTGGCGCGACTTGGACGTCGTTCTGAGCCAACGCGCAACCATAAAAGTTACTCAACGTGATCCGAAGGGAAGGCTTTGTCTTCCAGGACGATCTTGTGCCGTGCGGCCGTTGGTCGGTAGAAGGAAAGCTGCCAAAGCAAAGTCAGCAAAGTCAGATGTTAGTGAAGAAAgccttatcttttttttttttttttttttttacaacaacaaATTTGTTCGGTTTTGCACCATCAGCAAGTGTAAGTTGACCGTCAAGCCGTTCATCAGCGCCACCTCTTCGGGTCGGgctcctaaaaaaataataataataataatggtgttGCATAATTGTTGAAATGCAGCAAGCACCCCTTAAACGCCTCTTTCAGAAAATCATAAttgtctaaaaataaaataaaataaaataaaataaaataaaataaaataaaataaaataaaataaaataaaataaaataaaataaaataaaataaaataaaataaaataaaataaaataaaataaaataaaataaaataaaataaaataaaataaaataaaataaaataaaataaaataaaataaaataaaaacgagCACCGCTCCTGGTTTACCAATCTCAATCACCACTTCAATGAAATTGCTCAGTGTTACCGACAACTCTTGCCATGAGCGCCTCCAGGTCATTCTCAGCCCAGGCCCAGGGTCGCGACCCCTCCGTATGGCCGTGCACGCCCCTGACAAACACACGCTTCATCAAATCAAGTTTGAATGTTTAACATCACAGTGGCAGAGATGAGTGGCCGCCCACATTTTGGCCCACTTGTCCAGCTCCTCGTCCAAGTACTTCTTGACCCTTTTGGGCTGCAGGCCCAGCGAGTTGCCAACCAGGTAGATGCTGTCTTGGGTGCCGTCAACTAGCGACAGATCCGCTGCGGGTCATAGAAAGAACCACAGTTGCTGTCTTGTACTGCTTCCCTGTCTACTAGAATTTTTTTCATGTTGTCAATTTGTAttgggtcttttttttgtacagtaaaaatagaaaaatattctCCACTCACAGGTAGGTAAATCTGCAATTTTGGGCACAAAAAAGTTCTCCCTGAGGTGTCTTAACTCGTCGTGTTGGTCTAAGAACGCGGCCACCCGCTCCGAGGTGGGATGGCATCCCAGCAAAGCTGCCACTCGCTCCACAGTTTCTCTGGCGCTCAAACCACTCAGCTGCTCCATCGCTGCTCTTCACGAAGCCTGAGATAAGAATCAGCTTGAAATAAGGGAATATCATCTGACTCTCACCTTAAATAACCATTACAGATACTGCGTTTGTGGATGGTTGAAATAAACATTCATGTTCAATATTTGATATTTAAATGTTTCCTGTTTGCCGAAGAATTGCTTTCATGTAAAACTTCTCTGTTTATATTTGCGGATCTCGTGATGGCATTTGCAACTCAGAATGATGTCATCATGATGCCAAACTGCTCAAGGACCACACCCAGAAGTCAAACGAGACTACCTGTCGCATTTTAAAGAGTACTGTTACTTTAAAACAGTGCGTCTCAATTATTTCTGTGATGCCCCACctagggagaagaaaacatgTTCCGCCCCCATGTTTGTACCCTTAATAAcattaaagacaaacaaaaaagaaataaaaaaagaaagaatctgTACTGTGTGTGCATAGTATGTTCTAAATCTAGAGAGCAAATACTCCCTGCGCACTCTTACAATGATACcgccactgccacctactgtcGTGGATGTCTAATTACACTTTAAGTTGTACAGCCAAAAAAAGCATGTTCCCCGGGGTCATTTGAGAGTTTGAGAGTAATATTACTCAGGAATAAGTACAAACTACTCCTTCAAATAATTACTTGATAGGTGTAGCTATGGTGCTGCTCCCTTTGAATGTTTACAAGTGCAGTGGCAGATTACGTGAACGGTGTCGGTTGCAAAAGTGGAGTTGCAAAGATAAGCTACATCCCATGACCCACATTCTGTTACCTATAAAGTAACCGAGCAATGACTAAAAACACGAGACAATTAGCGACCATAAAGTTGTAACTTACAGTTAAGTTGCAGGTGTTGCTGTATTGTAGGCAGCTACTCATACGAACCGAAGGCGCTCTTTCACCTTTGACTCTTTCCTTGCAGTTAATTATTGTCATGACCTCAAACATCCTTCTTGGTAAAATTTCCTTGTTGACTGCGTTGCTTCTCGTCAATCAAGGTCTTCGCGGATATTTTAGACAAATCTACTCCAGTGATGAAGAAAATACAAACGTCATATTCAAGTCGGCTTCAATTAGCATGCTtatccaaataaacaaaaacaaaattcctATATAGTCAAATCGGCGACCTCCTCTCTCCCCGTCCGTGTAAGCAATTTTATCATTTGAGAATTCTCAAATGTCCACACGATGGCAGCAAAACATCTCATACAGTGACGCTTCAAGGTCACGTTCACTACTAAAGTGTTTAATTATACGTAGCTATTAATTTAACCCCTCAAGTAATAGTACAAGCTGAAATGTacttaaatacaaataaaaacttgtTTTTACTGTCAATTATATACAATAGCTGTTTTTTTACGTTATACCTAACGCATTATTACGCTCAAATGCGACATTTCGGTCCAAACGACATGTTTTGAAACAAGACCAGATGTCACCATAGCCGTGCAAAAAATGTGCCGTGAGAAAGTCTCACGTTTGCAGTTTGACTGGAGCCGGGGGAACACCTGCTTCTCTTCTCAgctctgtgatttttttttttctttctctgcgCGGCACCTGATGTTTAGCTCCGTATCAGTGGTGAGAAGTAACGATCCAGGAGCCAGAATAAACTTTTGAGCAAGTTTGACAGATTCCGAAGAAAGTTCCTATACTTTACTGAATGAAATATGTTGAGCGTTGTGCAAAGTGCAAACTATGGTTGTCCCATTTCTTTGCACGAATCATCCAACCTTTCTCCTCGTTGAAGGATCTGCTGAAGACTGTTTTGTGACGGGGGTCCTCCTCCACACTCCTGGTTGCCTCCTCCCCTCTCGCCCACTCCTCGCACATGAGGCAAAGCGCCGCAGACTGCGAAAAATTCTGCGCAACCTTCTGGTTCCTGATCGCTTTGAGCAACTTTTGCGCAAAAACCTCCGATGGAACCGCGCGTCTGAATGACGCCTATTATTTAATTTCCCCACGCACGCAGCCATGAAGAGTCTAGGAAACAGTTTGAgatgtcatttattaatgctgtTTCTTGCAGCGCAGGCATTTGCGGAACAAGGTGAGTGGATCCTGAATTCTATCACGGGTGACCTTTGATAAAACACGGACTATGCTAACCTTCACACAAGTGAACCCACACTGCTTGCACTGAGGTCAGGCGAGTGTAATCACTGTACCAATTTAGTTGTGAGACTCTTGTGCGTGGTTCACAAACTGCAATCCGGGGACAACCTGGGGTTCCCTATGCCATAACTTGGAGGTCAGGTAAAATAATTTGCAATCAAATTTCTCGCATGTCAAATGAATTTTACTCAGTGGAATGACTTCATATAGTGTacactttctgtaaatcctataaacttaaTATCACTTCTCAAATTTATCACTGTatagagaaaaaatattttatttattattattattatattatatttaattatatttgtttttattataattatatatttattatatatttattatgagAAGAATCACTTTGCTCACTGCTAACATTTCTAAGgtcccattttgtttttgaagtagGGACATATCTTGCATGCTGTTTTTAGGGAATGGCATATATGCCATGGGCAGCTAAAAACCAGTTGGCAGGCCATAAACAACCTCCGGCCATATTTTGGACATCCCTTCTTTAGACGCACGAGAAACTGCAtcattcttgttttcttttctttttttatctgctCTGTTGTTTATGACCACCATCGGGACTCGCATAGCCAGCCATCTCGCTCATAGCCTTTTTCTCCTGTGAGACATCAAAGCTTGCAGTCGTAAAGTTTACCGTCAGTCAGGCCCTGTAAAGTTAGTTGAACGTTTCTAGACCATCTTAAACCGTCTAAGTGTTCCCGGCCCGTGTCTGAGTGCTGAGTGATGGCCCCTCTGGGCGGGAAAAACTACAATTGTGCTATGAGGCCACGCTCCCCCGATAATCTCCTTGTGGTCTAAGTAACGTAAAGAGCACATCTGGGCAGCCGGGCCCCCCAAACTCGCACTCCCTGCCCTCCTCTACTCCACAGGGTGCCCCCCCTGCCACTGAGACTCTGTAAACTCATTAAGCCCCCAATTGAAGCAGTTTAGTCGGGAGCCAGTCTCAAGCATTGTCTCCCATTTGAGATGTCTGTTTgtatgacctttgacctcccAGCAAGTCAATGGTGAGGCAAACATCAGCTTTTAAGAGGCTGTTTAGGTTAGCAATAAATAACATAAATAGCCCCCAGTCAAGCCCCTCAAATCCCCCAGTGCTTGTTTTGCTCCAACAGGGAAGGTaacgagtttttttttcccaagacaGGGGAAGGAACATCCTGTTCTTTATGTTTAGATTACAAAGCCGACTGGCTTCTGACTCGCACAGGTGGTGGCGGACAGGAATGGAGCGTTCTACAAAAGACTCCCATGCAGAAAGatgaacacacaaaaaaagtgtcAACTGTCCAtttttgtgagaaaaaaaacctcagtaTCTCACCTGTAATGTTTAGAGTTGAGAATTTTTCGTTTCTGACATCAGCACACTTTGAGGAGTGAGCATCATGGTGACTTTTATGATCTGAGACTTTCTCACCTGTAGGAAAACATCAGTGGCGGCAGTCAAATCAATACAACACTGAACGAAGAATAATTTCCTGTATATCTCCTCAGCGCCTGAGTGTTTCTCAGGGGGCCATCGTACATTGCGGAACCCTTACCGGAGCGTCGACTTTGACTCCACCGAGATCCAGAACACGGCCATCCAGGACCTGGTCTGTGACCACTCGCTGGCACCGGGCTGGTACCGATTCAAGATCAACAACAAGCCGGCCGAGATGCCGACCAGCTGCGTGGAGGCATGTCTGAGTTGCTACGTCTCCTGTTGAGTAAAAGTCACAAGTCCCAACGCCATTGTTACTTTTTGCTCTTTTGTGCAGATGAATCATTGCGGGACACAGGCGCCTGTGTGGCTGTCGCTGAAGGGCAAGTCCCTGCCGGGGCCCGACGAAGTCCTCCACTTGTCCGCCTGTGCCACCTGGCAGTTCTTCCGCGGTAGCACCAAAGACTGCTGCCTCTTCCGTATCCCCATTACCATCCGCAACTGTGGCGACTTCCTGCTCTACTACCTGCAGCCCACTCAAGGATGCATGGGGTACTGCGCCCAAGGTGTGGGCCTCTGCTTCGTAGTCCCGTCGGGGCACTTTGGCCACGCGTGCGTAACCCCAAACTCTCTGCTGTCCAGTCGCTTCTACTTTGGCGCCCGGATTCTGCCCGTCGGGTGAGGTGGAGGTCAACGGTCGGTGCAAAGGTGAGCTATGGTGACCCGTTGCGTTGTCAGACACACGTGAGGCCGCTCTAATCGTCGGCTCGCCGACAGCCGCATTGCCGACGGCCACGTCACCGTCGTTGATGTCTCGGCCCCTCATCGACTCGGAGCTTATTGGCCACGGCGTCTACTTGAGGTGCTCCTTCGTCCCGCCGCCTTCCAGTCACTCGCTCGGCTTCCACGTGGTCTGGGCACGGCATATCGGCCACAGCATGAAGGCCGAAATCCACCGGGAGTCCACATTGAAGACCTTCTCGCTGGTGGAGATGGACGGTGCTCACTTCAGACTAGGAGAGACGGTAATACTTGCCAGATGTTGGCGGATGACGTTGACCCCTCACAGCCAAGGTTGAACCTTCGCACTAGGGAAGTTGTAGCAGATGCTGCGGCTTAGCTATGCTCTCTTCACTCAATTTGAGTGCCACACAGGTCAAGTCACATCCAAAATCTGGACcaaaaaagtaccgtattttccggactataaatcaattgcgacttatagtccggaaaatacggtaaattactTCTCAGAGAAGCTGTGATGGAGCCGTTTTTCAAGGTAACTACGGCCGATGTATAAATACTCGCTTGATAAATGAAGACTGTCAAGTGGGTTCCGCAGTAAACATTAAAGTATTGCCACACTTGCCACGCGCAAGGTGGTAATCTTCTTGTCAGTCTACGGAAAACGAGCAGCGACACGTTTGGCTGGTGTCACCGTTGCTTCCCTGGAGGAGCAGGAAACATCTCTTAGCGTTACGCGCACTGTTGATAAGCACATGATCATGTGTTTATCGCTTCATTTCCTGGAGCGATTACTCGTCACCAGCAAATATGAAGACGTGACACAGAAGTGAGTTCATCACCGCAGCTGTGGACCGGCGGCTCGCCATATTTGGGCTCTGGGGTGGGTGGGATTAGTTGTGTCTGGAACATGCTCCGGTGGGCCTTGATTGGGGAACAGGGTCCAAGGTCAGTTTAATCTTGTCACTTGGCTGCTGGGAAACTGTCTTGATGAATGACAAACACATTGTCAGGTcccagggagggaaaaaaagagcatGTGAGACCTCACAAGTCTAAAATTGTTGACGTTTGTCTTGCAGTTCTTGTGCAGCGTGTCCACATTCCGAGTCAACGTCAACCACAGTCGATCCTCTCCCAGGGAGAGTGAGGCTTTCTACGCCGGGCTGAAGGTGATCAGGCCATCTGGTTACAATTGACGACAGAAAAGTAGCAAAGCTCAGTCCGCTTCTTCTCTCAAGTTTTCTGTGGAGTCGCTTCACATAGCGGAGAACGGCGAGGAGCACGAGGTCAGAGTCCACAGCACTGTGCCGCTCCCCTGTTACGACCTCAACCAGTGCGGAGTCCCCCTGATGCTGGGTGTGCACGACCCAGGTGAGATTACAGTCGCTGCGTCCAGGCTACAAGTTGGAAAATGAAAATTTCAAACAGCCATTTAATTCCAGTATAGCAGCCAGACTGACGCAgtaacattgaagttaaaaggtaaatacaactgaactgagtGATTCTTTCACAAACCAAGATTATTCATTTAGATCATAGGTGTCAAGGCCcgaggccagatacggcccgtcacatcattttatgtgccagcaatttttattactattcatcttttgactCTGCATTCCGAATAAAACTCAAATCACAGACGAGATTTTGGATACAGATTTATCGTTTCTTTTACTACACCAATGTCAGAATTATGATGGGATAAAAGCAAGCTATTACAGAGACATCAGACTTGTATATCATGCTAATTATGTGCTAAAATACTAAAAGTGACCCTCCCCTCTCATCCCCGGAACAACCTCACCCTCTCTTTGTGCTTGCGTCCGCAGATGGCTTCGTACACGAGGTGTCCAATGTGGCGCTGTCCGCCTGCCAGGTGCAGCTCCGCCCGACCGACTGCAGGGAGGGAAGCTGCGGCCAGGCGTCGTTCTTCATCACCGCCGTCACTGACTTCACGCGCGATGGAAACCGGATCAGTTTGATCAGCTCCCTGCCCCAAAACAGCACCTGGCCACTATGGAAGAGCTACATTCCAGCAGCGCTCAAAGTGAGTTATTATGCAAGTTTGGTAAGTGAAATATTGAATTCTGGTCGCCCTGGACAGGTGTGGAGACACTTCAGGGTTTTTGAAGGGCCTCCAAAGTGAGGAGGTCCTTGAGAAATGCTTTGGGATCACTGAAGATCACAAAGGCGACTCAATTTCATGTGTAATTAGAGTCCAACTAAATTAAACAGCAGTATTCTTTGTTTACATAGACACAAGCTATAAAGTGCTTCATGAGACTTTTCCAGAACTAAAGTCTGGTACGATCTTCTTACATAATCATTAGGTTTGGATTTGGCATCCCGTTGCTCTTGAGACAACTTCTCCATCTGtctttcataaaaaaataacatcaaaGCCAGGGGTCAAGATGTCATGGGGCAAACCCCCTCTGTCTTTGTTCTCCTTCTCCTGCTTCTCCAGGTCACAGTTCAGGATGTTCCCACCTCCATCTGCTACTCACTGACAGACCCACATGTCATCACGCTGGATGGCAGGTATTTGTAGGACACAGAGACGTTATCAAAAGATCCATTCAGCAGCTTTTTCTCGCAGGAACTACGACAACCACCAGACCGGCACCTTTGTGCTGTACCGCAGCCTGGCCAGGAATTTTGAGGTCCACGCTCGGCAGTGGAATTGCGGGAGCCTGCATCATGCCGCGGCCTGTGGCTGTGGCGTGGCAGCACGGGAGGGGAATGACGTCGCCGTCGTTGACATGTGCAATGGCCAAAGACAGGAAACGAGGCCAAAGGTCACCGTGAAAGTCCCTGGTGGGGAGCGCAGCGATGGCCGCCGTGTCCGCGTGTTGGAATCTCATCAGGGGAAGAAAGTCACTGTAGGTATCTTTGGTTTCATGGTCTTATTTGAGGTCGTCACCCGCGTTGTCCTATAATGAGTCACGTTGGCTTCTGCCACTTCCGTTGCAGATCATCTTCCCCTCCGGAGCCTTTATTCGAGCCGACGTTGACGACTGGGGGATGAGCTTGTCCGTCCGGGCGCCGAGTGTTGACTACGGCAACACGCAAGGGCTCTGCGGCACCTTTGACGGCAATATCAACAATGACATCCATGATGACTTGCATTCGTTTATAGAGCACTGGAGGTGAGTCACATGATTATTTACCGCCGCTGTGTTTTGGGGGTTTGACTCACACAGGTACATGTTTGGCTTAGGATAGCTCCCGGTGAGAGTTTATTTGACAAAACGCCCCCAGATCCGAGGCAAGAAGAAAGGAGACCTTTCTGTGGGTGCCAAAAAGGGTACCGCTCTGAAAAAAAGCATAGGTCTTCTCAAACCCCTCCGTCTGACTGTCACGCAGAGGACAATGTGGATTACACATCTGTGTTTCCCTCACTGGACACCACGATGGAATATGTCAAGCGTCTTGAAGGAGAGCAAATCAGCCCCAACGTCTCATTCGGTCATTCCTCGAAGGGGCGGGCCCATCATTTCAACGTCCGCAACGAGTTCAGAGATGACCGTTTGCTATCTAACGACAAATTCAGGAGACAGACAATGTCGGCATCTCAAAGCATCAGCCAGGCTGACCTAGAGCATCTCGCCTACTTTTTCCCAGAGGATCACCTTGTAAAAGCTCCGCTACAAGTCCAACTCGGGTGGCCCACGTCGAGCGGCCTGACCTCCAGCAAAGCACTGGAGCTGTGCCATGTAACTTTGTCCAACTCTTGGGTCGGCACCGTCTGCCGTGGGCTGCTGGGCCGTCGCCTTGAAGAAGCTGTGAATCTCTGCATCCTGGACCTACAATTAAAGGATAACCTAAGCTGGGACGAGGCAATGCTACCCTACCTGACCAACGAGTGCGAGCGGCTGTTGCTGGAGAACCGGGCCCAGAGAGACAACAAGGCGCTGGGTCACCCAGATGAGATTCTGACAGCGCTGCGCTGCCCCAATTTCTGCTATGGCAACGGAGAGTGCACAGAATTTGGCTGCCAGTGTCACCCGAGCTTCAGTTCTTACGACTGTAGCAAAACCGTCGGTGAGTGTCTTCCATCACCATACTTGGAATTGAATGTCTTTTATTGACAGAAATTCCTGTCTCTGCTTCTCATTGGAGAAGAGCAGCCAGTAGAGCTACTTAACCTGGAAAACGGTGGCCTCTGCGACCTCAGAACATTTGACTGTCAGAAAGTACGGGTCTTTGGTCTGGGCTTTATCGAATCACCTAACCTGAGCTGCCACGCCACCAGATTGAAGGTGAGTGACCTTCGGGTTCCACAGCTTAATGGAGTTCACTGTTGCTACAGCTATCATCGTGAACTCAAATTGATGGAAACACATCGGATTAGGGAGTACTGTTCCGGGCTGCGGCACTGTCAAAACACGGAGATCACATTCATATcttgtctctccagtatgtgaCTGGCGCTTGGCTTCCAGGGGAAAAACAGAGAATGAAAGCCACTTTCCTTAGCTCCAAAGCTTTGGACTGTGGCCTCCCCTCGTTGAGCAATGCAGACTTTATGATGGATGACAAATCGTATGCACGTTGGGAGATCAGGGTAAGACTGCTTCACATCCATAGTTTGGCCTGTATGCCGCGTTAACCGTTCCCCATCTCCTCTCCTCAGGTGACCAACGATGGTTCCCAATACAGCCTAGCCAAAGTGCTGACGATCTACGACGGGATCTGTCAGGTGTGCGCAGGATCTCACTCTGGGATGTGTCGATTAAAGGTAATTTACATGGAGAAAGGAAAGCCATGCCATTATCTCTCAGTCTCGTGAATTGTCGTGGCGGACGATGTCCAGGGGTCCGCTGATACCAAAAAAGACATCGTTTGCCCTTTCCCAACACATAGCAGCTGCCAGAGAGTGcaggccaggcaggcaggcagacgggCAGTCATGGATTCCTCCAGGTGCAGGCCAGGCAGGTAGTCGTGGCTTCATCCAGGTGCAGGCCAGGCAGGCAGTTGTGGATTCATCCAGGCGCAGctatggcaggcaggcagtaaTGGCTTTAGTCAGGCGCAGACCAGGCCAGTGGTTCTTAAACTTGTTGGAGGTACCCAACCACAAAAGTTTCATACGCACATTCACCGAACTCTCTagtgaatttcttttttcaaattctaGACATGAATgatttttactggtgcacagaACGAGCtctgcatgaacatcaccttgttcaaagatcAAAACTAACAAAATTGCGTGGGTAGTTGTCCCTGGAGGTTTTACAGAACAAAAGGTCACCCCTACCCAAGCTCGCCGcaagctgcaaaacaaaaatgtagctTTTGATGGACTTTTTTTATGTGAATGTCTTTGGCAGGAGCGGACGTGTAATATTGACGGAATGTGCTTTGCAGAAGGAGACTCCAATCCAGGAAGTCCGTGCCTTCACTGCGACCCGGACACCTCAAAATTTACTTGGTCAATCAACCAAGGTACAGTGTTCAACAATTTAGACTGTtggtattttaacaagaaacattgaATTGGCACACATGGTTTAGCGGGCCACGTACAATGATGCGacgggccagatctggcccccgggccttgagtttgacacctgtgtgctAGAGTCACTCGCTGCTTCCGCTGCTTAAAGACAGACAACAGGAGATCTTACTTTGAGGTCAGCCCCACTGGGAGCCTCAATTAGAAGATGAAAGAGGCCCAGGTTTAGCTTTCCAGGCGTGCACCTGTTGTTTGACCACCACAGGACGTAAACGACATGCTTGATCATGCTAACACTTACCAACACTGACAGAgtctgaaaaaaaatggatagaactcttagatatttttttttcccagtcaaCCGGCCGCCCACCTTCCATCGACCTCAGGGTGAGCTGCGTACATTCGCCGGAGAGAACTTTGTCTTCCAGTTGGCTGCATCAGACCCTGAAGGCTCAGCCCTGCTCTTTGAGCTGGTCAGCGGACCAAACGGTGCCATCCTCTCACCAGCTGGGCTCCTTATTTGGAAGGTCCCATCAACATTCAAAGAGGAGTTGACTCAGTCAACCTTTCACCTCACACTATCAGATGAGTGCAATGCCCAAAGCACCTTGGCGGTTCAGGTCCATGTGGTGCCGTGCGGATGTCAGAACGGAGGCACGTGTGCAACTGATTTCAGCTTCCCCGCTGGGAGTGGAAAGTATCTTTGCGTATGTCCTGATGGGAAACAGGGCAACCTCTGCCACGAAGATGTCGATAAATGTTTATCGACACCTTGCGCCGAAGGAACGTGCATTGGCACCGATGGTGGCTACAAATGCAGTTGTCCCGAAGGGCTGACAGGTACCAGTTCCATTCTGGGGTCAGTGTGGTGTGGATTACTTGAGCTTGCATCTTTCTGCAGGTGCAACGTGCCGGGAAGATATAGACGAGTGTGAGCGGACGCCTTGTTTTCCTGGAGTCCACTGCCTTAACAGTTATGGTTCCTACAACTGTGGTCCTTGTCCCCAAGGCATGCAGGGAAATGGTACACACTGCACTGGTAAGAATATTTAAAATCTCACAAGCTTTATACCCATAAGTTGCTCAAAACATAATCAGTTTCATTCATAAAGCAGACATGAGGCCAC
This region of Syngnathus typhle isolate RoL2023-S1 ecotype Sweden linkage group LG2, RoL_Styp_1.0, whole genome shotgun sequence genomic DNA includes:
- the si:ch211-246m6.5 gene encoding von Willebrand factor D and EGF domain-containing protein isoform X1 — its product is MLGVHDPDGFVHEVSNVALSACQVQLRPTDCREGSCGQASFFITAVTDFTRDGNRISLISSLPQNSTWPLWKSYIPAALKVTVQDVPTSICYSLTDPHVITLDGRNYDNHQTGTFVLYRSLARNFEVHARQWNCGSLHHAAACGCGVAAREGNDVAVVDMCNGQRQETRPKVTVKVPGGERSDGRRVRVLESHQGKKVTIIFPSGAFIRADVDDWGMSLSVRAPSVDYGNTQGLCGTFDGNINNDIHDDLHSFIEHWRIAPGESLFDKTPPDPRQEERRPFCGCQKGYRSEKKHRSSQTPPSDCHAEDNVDYTSVFPSLDTTMEYVKRLEGEQISPNVSFGHSSKGRAHHFNVRNEFRDDRLLSNDKFRRQTMSASQSISQADLEHLAYFFPEDHLVKAPLQVQLGWPTSSGLTSSKALELCHVTLSNSWVGTVCRGLLGRRLEEAVNLCILDLQLKDNLSWDEAMLPYLTNECERLLLENRAQRDNKALGHPDEILTALRCPNFCYGNGECTEFGCQCHPSFSSYDCSKTVEEQPVELLNLENGGLCDLRTFDCQKVRVFGLGFIESPNLSCHATRLKYVTGAWLPGEKQRMKATFLSSKALDCGLPSLSNADFMMDDKSYARWEIRVTNDGSQYSLAKVLTIYDGICQVCAGSHSGMCRLKERTCNIDGMCFAEGDSNPGSPCLHCDPDTSKFTWSINQVNRPPTFHRPQGELRTFAGENFVFQLAASDPEGSALLFELVSGPNGAILSPAGLLIWKVPSTFKEELTQSTFHLTLSDECNAQSTLAVQVHVVPCGCQNGGTCATDFSFPAGSGKYLCVCPDGKQGNLCHEDVDKCLSTPCAEGTCIGTDGGYKCSCPEGLTGATCREDIDECERTPCFPGVHCLNSYGSYNCGPCPQGMQGNGTHCTADMRPPTITPTLGPRTVKEVLMQKLTSPRPSVQFAKMVPRAEAFGLPQAQPTTRRRPSGISPNSGLEIDTAGGGIARDPVEVGPPKKSSLMQNSGKLASATCSSRPCFPGVQCINRRPPHVGYVCGRCPPGLHGNGRICMKSAEAAFNHLSHQQQTAGQRTRSSLHLSALPSRDNIKHLSQALLVGREGGTGRREVDTVDVRATSAFSNAATHRSNVTPSKGFGVTSPKLSQQATPPSPRQITQSGRATKPRQTVSTRTKPWTRPAWPLKTTLGSLPEFMAPCPEQPCFPGVRCNTTSDGGSRCGRCPVGFTGDGKMCRAVCKHTCGRNMECAAPDTCRCKAGYAGSDCQTAICEPQCTNKGTCVAPGVCQCPDGFHGETCQEAVCRLPCENGGTCTGLQTCSCPYGFVGPRCETLVCSRHCHNGGRCVSPDECSCQPGWSGPSCETALCGPVCLNGGLCIRPDSCECPGGFYGTRCQNGTWHRDDACSSALAALMPSHFLFAAICTPPCKNGGVCTRNNVCWCLQGYTGRRCEQSVCEHMCINGGRCVGPDVCDCPSGWQGKRCDKPRCEQKCLNGGECVGPNTCHCPPGWHGMLCHVPHCQQKCLYGSRCVRPNVCACRSGLSGALCSRKLSI